Below is a genomic region from Ziziphus jujuba cultivar Dongzao chromosome 7, ASM3175591v1.
AACAGTTTTTAGAGTGGttgaaaatatatgtttttgagACATAAACCAACATATTAGATTGTCAATGTTAGATTACAATGGTAAATAGATTCCTGTTTCCTTTTCTTAAAATGaattatcttttttcttctcctttttttttttttttttcatttatggaACTTATAATGAATtctagtatataaatatatatcatacatattttctctttttatgttAATGAATTCTAAGTTGCAAGTAAAGCAtttgattttccaaattttttgtttcataaGAAATTTGTAGGCATGAGAACTAAATTAATACGTATAGACTATATGAAGGACGTCTTAACGgtaccaacaacaacacaaccAAAACACTGAAATCGATTGCTTTGTTAACCAAAAAAGTACAATACTAAACTTTAGTAAACACAAACAATTAATGACATATGAAATGATTGGACCGAACGCATGACCTAAAACTAAAAAGGTAACTGATTGCAGAGCAAATCATCTAAAACCCATTTTCATCATGATGCCTTCAAATCATCCAAACCAACACTAGCCTGTGACGGAAAAGCAAAATTTAATGAGCCAAAAGTTCACAAATAACtagcaataaaaaatttaagacaatttttatctatcattataattttattttagctaCAGAACATCAAGTTAGTCACAAAACAGAGCAATCTAGTAACTTTACTTCTAGCCAAGAATCAGTATCTTAATCCGGTTTCTGCTCTTGAATGACCAGATCATTAAACTATTGAGCCATTGTTTGCGTGATGCAAAGTCACAGGCTTCAAAAGCACAGGATAATTTATTATCCAATTGCTTTACTTTGTCCGCTTAAAAGTGAGTCAAGCATAAGAATCGGGGGTGACGATTGGCAGaacagaaaaaattatttgatctacttctctaataaatttttgataGGTTCTCAACTACTTAGATATTTGGCCAAACtcaaaataagtcaaataaAGATTCCCAAATAAAAAACGACATCTTACCAAGAACTTGTGATTCTCTTCAAGTAAAGGGGAAAAGTTTGTGCAGAATTTCTCTATGTCAGATAGGACATCACCAGAACCACCTACAACCTCCATGAACTTTGCCCTATCAGGAGCGAGTTTCATTGCAACCTGTAATTCCAACATCCAATAACTCAAATTCTAAACTAAATACAAAAGTAAGAAAGAATACAAGGAACTAAAGGCTTCATTAAGAAAAGTAATGTTTATGTAGATGAGGAGAAATACAGATTTTGGTTTTTACTGTCACTATTTTCATGCTTACTTTCAAAATAAAGTACCACAACATAAAGGCCTATCTTCATGACTTTGTCgatgcccataactttcaagggattgaagaagaacaagaaaaacTAGGAGCAAAATATTAACTTGGAGAGATGGAAGAACATggagaaaataaaattacatccAGGACTAACAATCAAACAATGCCAAGAGAAAGTTTACAGGAAAAGCTCCCTAATGTATAATTGTCATAAATCTATAGCAGTACAGTGAGTAACATCCACAGACTTGGGCCAAAATGCAAAGGTTGTGCATCATATGAGTTcaatcaaaactaaaaatatcaTAGATAATACAGAAGCGTCAAAGACTTTACACTGAAACTTGAACTAGCAAGCCAACCATGCCATTTTTTAAGGGTCTTGCCATAGGCCTCTGTACAAGCCTGTGACATTTTCCAATCTGAATGCTCCAGTAAATTGCGAAACAATTCCACCAAGAAATCCATTGCCCtgaaattttattcaaattgaaATGATACAATTTAAGAATTCAGTTACAATCAAATAAAACACTAAACGATAATTGACAACCATTTATAatgcttatttaattttctcCAGGCTGCCACCTAAGATGGTTTAAAATAGGACATTTTAGATTCACTACACTGATTAGCTTTctgtttaccaaaaaaaaaaaaaaaatgattagctTTCTtcaataattagtttttttaaattcatcagTAACTATCTTCAAAAGATTCTCCAATAATATGTACTCATTTATCAGACTGATATCCATTTGATTGAACTGCTAACTTCATCTTCATTGACACTAAACTACATAACGACTAAAATTTTCCAAGGATTATATACTCATCTTAAAGAGATTATTTACCTCTAAAATATCAGTAAATGCATTGGATGTCACAATGCAACATACCATAGGGTACAAAACAGAAGGAAGCAAAAAAGGGTAGTACTTTACCTTGTCAACCAAAGAAGACCATTGGTGCAACTGGATGATCCTTTTGCTGTTTTAGCTTCGACCTCAACACGTACAAGACTGTACAAGTAGTTGAATTCTGTTGGATTGGACAGATATTTAGTTTCCAATCTCTACATGAAAACCAACAGAGTTAGTAGAATATATAGTGAATCTTTCAAGCCAACAACACAAAAAGATAATTGAAGGAAGTGTTGCATTATAATTAGTCAAGCTATTTTTTAGTAAATGTTAGCTGTTGTTAATACATTTTAGTTGCAGTACAGAAGTACTCGTCTCTAGTATAAATTACTGTAACTAATCCATACCAAATagttcaaaatttgtttttctccaataattactttaatagaaaacaaccaaaaatgCATTCTAATAAGTAACTATTTGATTCCACATTTTCCAAATCAGACGGAAAATATATTAACGGATTTCCATGAGATTCTAAATTGAGCAAGAACTGAAcccaaaagaaatatttaactCAAAATAGCATATATGGAGCCCAGAAGCTCCATCATTTTACACGTGTTGCACGCAGGCAAGGATATAGAAATAACTATTAAACCAATTTTACTAAACTGAAAGATTAATTTCAAGGAAAAATATCAAACATCATGGATATAACAGAAAAAGTACTGAAAATATCAAACATCATGGATATAACAAAAAAAGTACTGATGTTCGTGGAAATTGACTGAGAAATGTCAATGCATACTGGCAATATAAAGGTGTACAtaagaaatatgaataaaaatattagtggaaGGTAGTTCGAGAAAACTAGCCCATTACAACTTTATATCTATCTTATATGTCTATTTACTGACATAGTTACTGATACTCACATATTCTTTATACTTCAATACATCTAGCCAACAATATAATTATAGATTTATACACCCCATATTTGCGAGCAAGATGAGGAATACAATATAAGAACATCTTACCGTTATGTTTCCACCAATATCAGATTTAACAAGGACCATAGCAGCTCCAAACTTATCTGGCATCACAAATATTGGAATTTTTAATTCGTAACAAGTGGACTAAACCAAAACATGAACAGTTAGGATAAGACTGGTTATGCCTAAAGAAATAGTAAGGTGCATAAAAGCCTGACATGTCTTGTGAAAACCAAGAATTACTTTAACATAAAGTTATTTTAAATAGCTgaagcaaaatttttttaacaggCAATTGGGCTCTTAACATTATTGAGATGTATAGTTGGGGATCAATTATGCTTTATAAACTTCGTTCAACCATGTGGAATACGTGTACCTCATTACTATCATACAACATACTAAAACCACATAAAGAAGTCAGACACGAAACTCGGAGGATATGCATGTAAATTAGCAAAATGAAtgtttaaattaagaataagaATTAATATTACGCAGCAAAATAATTCTACTAAAAGAACCATCACAAAGAATTGACAACGATAATCAACCAATGGAAACACTATTTAACTCCATAGAAATGATCCAAGTAAAGTCATGAACTGGACAAGCAGGAACAATTCAGTTTACCTATAACAGGCAATATATGCTTGCAGACTTCCAAGAAAGGCTTAGTCAGCATCTCTCCACTCTCAGATTTCACATGCTTCATTCCTTCCAAAGCAGGAGTGAACACAGTCCCCTCCATTTCTTCAAAAATTCACTGCAAACAAAACCATATCCACACAAATAATCGCACAAATCAGTCTTCGAATTACAAGTTTTCgcacatgaaaaaataaataattaaatataaactcaATCAGATCCAAAACCGATTCCAATTAGATCTACGAACAGCTGCTACCTTCGTACCATAACAACAACCCAAAAATGAGAAagccaaaaacaaagaaaaaaaaaaaaaagaaaaaagaaaagcgaTCGGCATACATAGATGATTTCCGATGCGATTTGAGCTGTTTGGGATGTGAGATTGCTTAATTCTaataggaaagaaaagaaattgcagcgatcaaaaccaaaaaagaaaaaaaaaaaaaaaagaattatgaagCTTAATTTACAGTCTGAGTTGGAttattcattgaaaaataaaaaagtgaagaataaagaaaaatagaagaagaacCACATACATTTTCAGATTTCCGTAGTTGAAGAATTTTTGTCTATCGTTTGCGAGAATCAGATTCTGTAGAGACTGATCTTTGATTTGAATCGGTTTTCTTttcaaaggaagaagaagaaaagagtaTGATAAATAGTACGAGTAGAATAAATGATTTGCTGTGACACATGTCTACGTGCGAACCACGGCGcgtattggaaaattttttacgCGTTCACATTTTGTACGCAAGACTttcacttttattattttaaacggAGCggatttttgaattattttctttagttttttggGCCTTTATTAAATACTTTGCTTCAGCCCAACCCaaaatgtttttagtttttagtttttagtttttagtttttttttttttttaaaagaaaattactattttgttaattttgcttTCTTGGTGAATAAACTGGTACAGTTTACACACTTAAAGCCAATTCAACGAGGCTTTATTCCGGCGATTTGATTGCCGTCGTTCTATATTCCCAAGTGCTCCAGCAACTGGCGGTGACTTCTTCAATATCTATGGCAATGCAGAATGACGAAGTTGGAAAACCACAAGCAATGAGAACCGACAATGATTATCATGTTTGTTTCCTTcacattctttctttattttttttttaattttttaatataatattctttgttaataataattttaatttatatttcaataattttaattcatatttcaatgtacttttgaaattgattgaCTGTGTTGGATTTATTACTGTTTTACAGGTATTGTTAAATTAgcatagttaatttttttaaaattttctaccaGATTCTAAATTTACTGGAAGTTTGAAGGTTTAGAATTTCACTAAAATGACCTAAGATTgtcattatctttttttcttttttctttttttcaagagTCTTGCTGGGTTTTGATTCTTGGTtcatagaattttttttgataGCTGTGGTATTTTGGAATTCCATGAATGGTTGTTTAGGTTATGTTTACATATTGGATATAAAATTCTAATCTTTTTTAGTGTAAAAACGGAAAGGGAGATATCTGAATCAATCGGCCATAATGGAGATAAGCACATATCAACGATAAGAGATTGTTGGTGTTCTGTATGATagattattcaattcaatttatcaatttataacacctttgaattctataaacagaaaaaaatcaTAAGCAAGCTCACTGATGCTGTGCTTGAGGAGTTTGCAAGATCTAACCCAAGCAAAACCCTCATACCTGATTACAAGAACCACATCAAACAACAACTTCAGGGATTCTTTCCAAATTTCCGAACCCCCACTCACCCCACATATTCTGTGGTACTACTCTCTACTCTCTTTTCTTGCATTAATGTTGTTCcagtaaatatatattgattctTACTTGCTCTTGTTTTGGATGTGAATATTCCTGTAGATGATTTTTAGGGCAATTACTGAGTTGGAGGAAGAAAGGGGGTCAAGTGAGGAAGCAATATCGGAATTTATCAAACAAAAGTTCGAGGATTTGCCATGGGCTCATGCAAGTCTGTTGCGTCACCATTTGAAAAAACTTAGTCAGAGTGGAGAGATAATTGCTGTTTCGGAAAATTCTTATATGCTTCCTGATGAAAACGCTAACTCAGTCATTAAGACAGAAAAGGGGagtaaagagaagaagaagcatgAACAgggtaggggaaaaaaaaggcaGCATGTGACTAAACATGGAGATCAATCACAAGAAGgacaaatggttaaaaaaatgaaGCAATCCCAAAAATTAAAGGTTGCTGTCAGGGAAGAAGATAAGGTCCAAGGTTTACTAAAGAAGATTGATGACCAAAATCAATCTCAAGAACAGCAAATCAACCAAAATGGAGAAAGAAGACAAAAAGAATTGAAAGTTGGATTTAGTAAGCAACGTCCAGTGGGAGAACAACAAAGTGAAGTGGACCAAAATCAGGCACAAATTTTAGAACATGAAGATGAAATGGAAGAACAAGAAGTTgatgttaaagaaaaaatccaagaggaagggaatgaaGTAGAAGTTTTTGAAGGACAAAAGGTTGCAAGAAGGCATGAACTTGAAAAGATTGGAGGAAAAAGTCTGTTACAAAAGCATGAGGTTTCTTCTCAACCAGTTAATTCAGGAGAGATTGATGCAGATGCAGAAGAATGTAATCAGGCACAACTACCACAAGTTCAAAGGATAGTACAAGTTTTAGAAGGACAAAATATTGCAACAAGACTTGAACTCGAAAAGATCAGAGGGAAAAATCTGTCACAAGAGTGGCAGCTTGAGGAGCAAAAGCAGGAGGTTTCTTGTGAACCAGTAAAATCAGGTGAGATTGATGTTGATGAAGAATGTAATCAAGCGCAACTACCACAAGCTGAAAGGATTTGTGACCAAAAACAAGCAAAAAGACAATCTGAGGCAATTGACAGTCAATGTCAAGCAGAGACACAGCTAATCAAAGAGAATAAGGAAAATGCTCAACAATCCGAAGAGGTTCTAAACACTCTTTCGGAAAGGCAAATTGAAGTTTTCGAAGATCAATTGCCTGCAAAGCAGCAATTTGAAGTAATTGAACAACAAAAGGAAGCTCCTGGGCGAGCTGTCAAAGGATATGAAAATTCAGAACAAGCAGAAAAGAAACAAGAGGAAGTAATTACAGAACTAAATGATCATGGGCAACAAATGCATGTAACTGAAAAACTCATTGAAAGTAAAGATGAAGAAAGTAAAATGATCAACAAACAAACTCAGGAACAACAGAACGAAGTGGTTAAGGATCAAAGTCAATCTCCATTTCAACAAAATCAACCACAAGATGAAGGATATGAACAACCAATACCAACACAACGGGAAGAAATTGCTGTGGGTGTCCTACAGAAGAGTAAAGCAAAGTGGAAAGATAAAGTGACTGAAGAACAAAGACAAGATCCACATGAGCAAGAACTGTATCgaataaaagaaaagcaaaatgaAATGGCTCAAGGGCAACGACAAGTTGGAGATATTGAAAGAACTGTGCATTTACAAGAAGAACAGGTTGAAGTGATTGAAAATCATTCTAAATTACCAAGGCAACGCAATGAAGTTATTGCTGAAAAAAACAAGCAACTAGAGATTATTAACTCGCAAATTGATCTCAGGTttgcccttttttattttttttaatttattattattattaatttttttctttttgtgggtGGGGGGAGGTGGGGTGTGGGGTGCTTATTCATCTAATGTTGgttgtgtgtttttcttttttccgctctaaaatctaaattttgactttatttttctaaaatcgaAGCAGATGTAAACATATAagcataaaaaatatgtttatacaAAAACTGAGTGTTAAGTGGACCAGTTTTATACTTgtctaatatatttaaattgttggTATCTGATGTAGTCAACCTTTCAAGTTAATCTATGGTTACAATTCTTCTTATTTCGCCCTTTATTAGAAGGGATTGATTATAACTTATTGAGGAAATGGAAGTTTAGAATTTGGATTTTGTGGGGGAAAAGGAACATATTTAAATCATACTACTTTGAGACAAAAGCTgaatattttgacttttttgtgtTAAAGATAAAAATGCCGTAATGGAGTAATTATCACTTTAGGATAATATGTggtaaggctttttttttttttttttttaattcaaaagcaaaaaaacaCTTTCGTAACTTCgatcttttttccattttaataacAGCAAGATGCAAGAGTTATTATTAAAGAAGCACGGGAAAGAAGCTCATGCAACAGCTTTGGATCCTTCTTTTACGGCTAAGATATTAGACAGGGGTGGTTCATCTACTCTAATAGAGGTAGATATTTAATTTGTCttcacaaatttaaaataaccacCTTTCTGTTTCACATATTTAAGCTTGTTACGTTTGTATATTTGTTTTGATCAACAGAAGTATCTAAAACTGTTAAAGGAGCGACAGAAGATTGAGGAAGAGCTGTTcagaattttttatctttttagtgCAACGGAGGAATCAAACCATTCCTCTCGGGAATCCGTAGGTGGAATAGCAGCTTCTCCTGAATTGCCCTTTGGATCATTGCAACTAAGAGGCAATCGAGAACTTTGTAGCCAGAAGCAGACATCTGAACCTCTACCTGTTAGAAGTTCTTTCACAACCTCTGTGAATTCCGTAATGCACGCACTGGAGCGAGAACCAGAGGTTCGAAAGCTGGAAAGGAATCCACAGCTAAAGCCATCAACAGTTGTGCAGGCAATAGTCACTTCACATGATCCCATTACTTCAGTTAATGAGCTCCATCACGTGCAGAAGCACCTCAAGCATCAAGGATATCTGCACCCTCCTGGATCAAATGGAGATGAAGACGCGACTATAGTAATTTCTTCACCTGAAGGTGAGCAAGATGATCCTGAGAAGCAGAAGCTGCAGAGTAAAGGCCAAAAGCGGTTTCTTACACCAAGGTGTAATCCAGAAGCAACGTTGAGTGTGCCAGGACTCTTGGATATTCAGAACCATAACTTAGGAATGAAGCAACAGCCCAAGAAGGATGGCCGAGGGAGGCCCCGTAAACAAAAGTCTGATGCTGAGAATACAACTGGAGACAAAATGATCTCACAGCCCAAGAAGGATGGCCGAGGTAGACCACGGAAACAGAAGTCGGATGCTGAGGCTACACCTGACAAATTGATCTCACAGCCCAAGAAGGATGGCCGAGGTAGGCCACGTAAACGGACGTTAGATGATGAGGCTACACCTGGAGACAAATTGATATCACATAAGAAGCAGGAGCAACGAGGGAGGCCCCGTAAACAAAAGTTGTTAGCTGATACTACAATGGGAGATATATTGATCCCTCAGAACAAGCAGGATGCCAATACTACAACTGGAGACATATTGATGTTGCAGAACAAGCTGGATTCTGATACTCCAACTGGAGACATACTGATCCCGCAGAAGAAGCAGGATGCTGATACTCCAAATGGAGACATATTGAGCTTGCAGAAGAAGAAGGATGCTGATACAGCAACAAGGGACATATTGATATAGAAGCAGCAAAAGCGAAGAGGTAGGCTCCTTGATGAAAAGTTTTAATGCTGATACTACATCTGGAGACATATTGATGTGCAACCAAAAGTGATGAGGGAACCGCTGATCCTACATCTAACTTTGGTGTTTGATCTAATTTTGCTGTAACCACGGAGATAATGCCTTTTTTTGGTGTTTAGGAAGGCATATCCAGCTAACTTTGATTATGACGACTTTTGACaagatagaagaaaaaaaaaaaaaagaagccttttttgttaaatagtggtgatataaataatatttataaattttatgttcaaTGGGTTTTATCTCATGGGACCCATGTAAGAATTACCAAAAagtccaaaataaattaagaaattacCATTTGTTTGTACGGTAGCGTTGTCCTACGCACTGTACTTTCTCGTTGTATTACCCACGAAAGTTCCAGGAAATTACTACTACCTAAAAAACAATTTCTGTACTTTAATTAGGCTTGTACCGCCCCTTTGGGTTAGGCTCGTTTATTTTCTTCATAGATATGCAAGTTTTGTTCCAAAATGTACAATTATCCATCTTTAGAGGAGGTAAGGAATCAAGAAACCTTCTCTGACATTGCATTGCATTTGTGCGTCAGAAGAAGAGGTTCTGTAATCAAACCCACTTGAAGAGGTTCTGTAATAAAACCCACTTGGTAAAGAAACGTAATTAGCAGAAATTAAGGGAAACAAGCAATGCCCATGAAACCTTAAACCCCAAGAAACAGACCCTTTTCATCTTCCATGGCAGCACTCTTTAGCTAGATTCTATTTTTTACAACTTTAAAACCCCCCTTAAAAAGTTCGTTGAGTCATTTCATCAAGCAGGTGGTTAAGTCAACTGGAGGAAAAGACAAACCACCATTTTTACGAGTTGATCCATTggttcactttttttcttttttttttgtgataattgGGTAATAAAGGAGTAgaataagagagaaaaaaaaatatgagacaAAGGAAGGTGGGGTTGGTTATGTTATGTGTTTCGATGTTGCTGATGGGTTGGAGTATGACTATGTCATCAGCTTCTTTCTTCGGTAAGCATCAGAACCGGCATGGAAGAAAATCCATGTTACCCGTTGAAGCATCATCGTCATTGGAACTGAATCGAGTGGGGTCCTCTGTTGTTTTCCCAGTCCATGGAAATGTGTATCCAATTGGGTATGTGTACTTTGCCAATCTGATCGATGTAATggttctttaatatttttttgtttttgctgatTATAATTATCAGCATGATCCTATAATTTTGAGGAGAATTCGCTTCTTTGTTGTCTTTCCAATCTGCTCCACCTTGTAAGTGGAAAAATTTTCAgtgttatctttttttcttttttttttcttttttttttttttttttttgtaaataattcTTTTGTAGAAAACACTATCTGTTTGTTGATACTAGGAAGTAGAAGTTTTGTAGCGGTGGTGAAGATGATGAAATGTGTTAATAGCATGTTGCAGAAACCTTttctgaaaaaaggaaaagtatgGTTAATGAAGGAtgagtaaattttattttattgtctaATGGTTTTTGGCACTTTATATGTAA
It encodes:
- the LOC107429913 gene encoding glycolipid transfer protein 1; translated protein: MEGTVFTPALEGMKHVKSESGEMLTKPFLEVCKHILPVIDKFGAAMVLVKSDIGGNITRLETKYLSNPTEFNYLYSLVRVEVEAKTAKGSSSCTNGLLWLTRAMDFLVELFRNLLEHSDWKMSQACTEAYGKTLKKWHGWLASSSFSVAMKLAPDRAKFMEVVGGSGDVLSDIEKFCTNFSPLLEENHKFLASVGLDDLKAS
- the LOC107425332 gene encoding uncharacterized protein LOC107425332, with the protein product MAMQNDEVGKPQAMRTDNDYHKKIISKLTDAVLEEFARSNPSKTLIPDYKNHIKQQLQGFFPNFRTPTHPTYSVMIFRAITELEEERGSSEEAISEFIKQKFEDLPWAHASLLRHHLKKLSQSGEIIAVSENSYMLPDENANSVIKTEKGSKEKKKHEQGRGKKRQHVTKHGDQSQEGQMVKKMKQSQKLKVAVREEDKVQGLLKKIDDQNQSQEQQINQNGERRQKELKVGFSKQRPVGEQQSEVDQNQAQILEHEDEMEEQEVDVKEKIQEEGNEVEVFEGQKVARRHELEKIGGKSLLQKHEVSSQPVNSGEIDADAEECNQAQLPQVQRIVQVLEGQNIATRLELEKIRGKNLSQEWQLEEQKQEVSCEPVKSGEIDVDEECNQAQLPQAERICDQKQAKRQSEAIDSQCQAETQLIKENKENAQQSEEVLNTLSERQIEVFEDQLPAKQQFEVIEQQKEAPGRAVKGYENSEQAEKKQEEVITELNDHGQQMHVTEKLIESKDEESKMINKQTQEQQNEVVKDQSQSPFQQNQPQDEGYEQPIPTQREEIAVGVLQKSKAKWKDKVTEEQRQDPHEQELYRIKEKQNEMAQGQRQVGDIERTVHLQEEQVEVIENHSKLPRQRNEVIAEKNKQLEIINSQIDLSKMQELLLKKHGKEAHATALDPSFTAKILDRGGSSTLIEKYLKLLKERQKIEEELFRIFYLFSATEESNHSSRESVGGIAASPELPFGSLQLRGNRELCSQKQTSEPLPVRSSFTTSVNSVMHALEREPEVRKLERNPQLKPSTVVQAIVTSHDPITSVNELHHVQKHLKHQGYLHPPGSNGDEDATIVISSPEGEQDDPEKQKLQSKGQKRFLTPRCNPEATLSVPGLLDIQNHNLGMKQQPKKDGRGRPRKQKSDAENTTGDKMISQPKKDGRGRPRKQKSDAEATPDKLISQPKKDGRGRPRKRTLDDEATPGDKLISHKKQEQRGRPRKQKLLADTTMGDILIPQNKQDANTTTGDILMLQNKLDSDTPTGDILIPQKKQDADTPNGDILSLQKKKDADTATRDILI